The Rhinoderma darwinii isolate aRhiDar2 chromosome 11, aRhiDar2.hap1, whole genome shotgun sequence genome window below encodes:
- the GHITM gene encoding growth hormone-inducible transmembrane protein, translated as MFAVRLACLKSVPTLVRPALIQPSPTLRQTTLKTNQWLLQPNQSYTTKTRFGMRRAKTAREEVKEAAFEPSMGTAARFDATGRLIVAGSAVVGLGALCYYGLGMSNEIGAIEKAVVWPQYVKDRIRSTYLYFAGSIGFTALSAVAVSRSPALMSLMMRGSWLAIGATFAAMIGAGMLVRSIPYDQSPGAKHLAWMLHSGVMGAVIAPLTLLGGPLLIKAAWYTAGIVGGLSTVAMCAPSEKFLNMGAPLGIGLGLVLVSSIGSAFLPATSVVGAGLYSVAVYGGLVLFGMFLLYDTQKVIKRAETTPMYGMVTYDPINACMGIYTDTLNIFIRVAMMLSGGSRKK; from the exons ATGTTTGCTGTAAGGCTAGCGTGCCTTAAGAGTGTCCCCACGCTCGTCCGCCCAGCGCTGATTCAGCCCTCACCAACTTTGAGACAAACCACTCTCAAAACAAATCAGTGGCTCTTGCAGCCCAACCAG AGTTATACAACTAAAACTAGATTTGGTATGCGCCGTGCAAAGACTGCACGTGAAGAGGTCAAAGAGGCAGCGTTTGAACCCTCAATGGGAACTGCAGCACGTT TTGATGCAACAGGAAGACTAATTGTTGCTGGAAGTGCTGTTGTTGGTCTTGGAGCACTGTGTTATTATGGATTGGGAATGTCGAATGAAATTGGTGCCATTGAGAAAGCTGT TGTTTGGCCTCAGTATGTGAAAGACCGAATAAGATCCACATATCTGTACTTTGCTGGCAGCATTGGCTTTACAGCCCTATCTGCTGTTGCTGTTAGTAGGTCTCCTGCTCTTATGAGCCTTATGATGAGAGGCTCCTGGCTG GCCATTGGTGCAACATTCGCAGCTATGATAGGTGCCGGCATGCTGGTTAGATCAATACCATATGATCAAAGTCCTGGAGCTAAGCATCTCGCTTGGATGCTACATTCAG GTGTGATGGGAGCAGTGATTGCTCCATTAACCTTACTTGGTGGTCCCCTGCTTATCAAAGCCGCTTGGTACACCGCTGGAATTGTAGGTGGTCTCTCAACTGTAGCCATGTGTGCACCAAGTGAAAAGTTTCTAAACATGGGAGCGCCGCTTGGCATCGGCTTGGGCCTGGTTCTTGTTTCTTCTATTG GCAGTGCATTCCTTCCTGCCACATCTGTAGTTGGTGCCGGACTTTATTCAGTTGCTGTGTACGGAGGTTTAGTTCTTTTTGGAATGTTCCTTCTGTATGACACGCAGAAAGTCATAAAACGTGCTGAGACCACTCCCATGTATGGGATGGTGACATATGACCCTATAAATGC GTGCATGGGAATTTACACTGACACTTTGAACATCTTTATCCGTGTGGCCATGATGCTGTCTGGCGGAAGCAGGAAGAAATAA